The following are from one region of the Egicoccus sp. AB-alg6-2 genome:
- a CDS encoding putative bifunctional diguanylate cyclase/phosphodiesterase, with protein MADGELPRARRGLRGAVGGCGARFGRIRPSLLAKYGLTSLLLFVALGSVLGHVLQASAQGRILDSALREAQVVARLGVQNSLTPEEVTNGLTPSRVDALERAFVVSLSALDTVEVRIWNRDGRIVFASERDTIGSAPAPSTGLRQALDGEAVAVITEVADSPNPFLRRHGVVLEAFTPLRFGSGPGIPAEGVIAVTLPYGPVAEAIQSDTWRLLGVLAIALAVLWGVLFRLVFSASAALREQSEQNEHQAMHDGLTGLPNRSLFADRLDHAVAHAERTGERLGVILMDLDRFKEVNDTLGHHHGDVLLTKVAERLHDTLRTGDTVARLGGDEFAFLLPDVGEEVAIDIVATKIRDALERPFDILGLPLEIGASLGVAVYPDHASTGIALVQKADVAMYTAKREHRGHAVYDAADDGNSRDRLALAGELREAIDRGELVVHYQPKVCLRTRRMTDAEALVRWDHPVHGRMAPDVFIPVAERSDLIAALTEYVLDVALRDCRRWNDLGTPAGVAVNLSVRNLRGGDLVDTVAELLARHEVPAAWLTLEITETMIATNPVRARDAVLALRALGVRLSIDDFGTGYSSLALLRSMPVSELKIDRSFVADLRTSNDAEAIVGFSNELGHRLDLVVVAEGVEDEATAEALARLGCDLAQGYWFARPLPVEVLLEHLDDDSRIVAAVEARV; from the coding sequence GTGGCTGACGGCGAACTTCCTCGGGCCCGCCGCGGCCTGCGGGGTGCCGTCGGGGGCTGCGGCGCGCGGTTCGGCCGGATCCGGCCGAGCCTGCTGGCCAAGTACGGGCTGACGAGCCTGCTGCTGTTCGTGGCGCTCGGGTCGGTCCTCGGGCACGTCCTGCAGGCGTCAGCGCAGGGGCGCATCCTCGACAGTGCGCTGCGGGAAGCGCAGGTGGTGGCTCGCCTCGGCGTCCAGAACTCGCTCACGCCCGAGGAGGTCACGAACGGCCTGACCCCCAGCCGGGTGGACGCGCTCGAACGCGCCTTCGTGGTGAGCCTCTCCGCGTTGGACACCGTCGAGGTGCGGATCTGGAACCGTGACGGGCGCATCGTCTTCGCCAGCGAACGCGACACGATCGGTTCGGCACCCGCCCCGTCCACCGGGCTGCGCCAGGCCCTCGACGGCGAGGCGGTGGCGGTCATCACCGAGGTTGCCGATTCACCCAACCCGTTCCTGCGGCGGCACGGCGTGGTCCTCGAAGCGTTCACGCCCCTGCGGTTCGGTTCCGGCCCCGGTATCCCGGCCGAGGGCGTCATCGCCGTCACGCTGCCGTACGGCCCGGTCGCCGAGGCGATCCAGAGCGACACCTGGCGCCTGCTCGGCGTGCTCGCCATCGCCCTCGCCGTGCTGTGGGGGGTGCTGTTCCGGCTCGTCTTCAGCGCGTCGGCGGCCCTGCGCGAGCAGTCGGAGCAGAACGAACACCAGGCGATGCACGACGGTCTGACCGGCCTTCCGAACCGCAGCCTGTTTGCCGACCGCCTCGACCACGCCGTGGCGCACGCCGAGCGGACCGGTGAACGGCTTGGCGTCATCCTGATGGACCTCGACCGTTTCAAGGAAGTCAACGACACCCTCGGGCACCACCACGGCGACGTGCTGCTGACCAAGGTGGCCGAACGCCTCCACGACACGCTGCGGACGGGGGACACCGTCGCCCGCCTCGGCGGCGACGAGTTCGCGTTCCTGCTGCCCGACGTCGGTGAGGAGGTCGCCATCGACATCGTCGCGACCAAGATCCGCGACGCGCTCGAGCGCCCGTTCGACATCCTGGGCCTGCCGCTCGAGATCGGTGCCAGCCTCGGGGTCGCGGTCTATCCCGACCATGCCTCGACGGGGATCGCGCTGGTCCAGAAGGCCGACGTGGCCATGTACACCGCGAAGCGCGAGCACCGCGGCCATGCCGTCTACGACGCGGCCGACGACGGCAACAGCCGCGACCGGCTGGCGCTGGCCGGTGAACTTCGGGAGGCCATCGACCGTGGCGAGCTGGTGGTCCACTACCAGCCGAAGGTGTGCCTGCGCACGCGTCGGATGACCGACGCCGAGGCGCTCGTGCGCTGGGACCACCCGGTGCACGGCCGGATGGCGCCGGACGTCTTCATCCCCGTCGCCGAGCGCAGCGACCTGATCGCCGCGCTCACCGAGTACGTCCTGGACGTCGCCCTGCGCGACTGCCGCCGGTGGAACGACCTCGGCACCCCGGCGGGTGTGGCCGTCAACCTGTCGGTCCGCAACCTGCGGGGCGGCGACCTGGTCGACACGGTGGCGGAGCTGCTGGCCCGCCACGAGGTGCCGGCTGCCTGGCTGACGCTCGAGATCACCGAGACCATGATCGCCACCAACCCGGTCCGCGCACGTGACGCCGTGCTCGCGCTTCGTGCCCTGGGCGTTCGTCTCTCCATCGACGACTTCGGAACCGGCTACTCGTCGCTCGCGCTGCTGCGGAGCATGCCGGTCAGCGAACTGAAGATCGACCGCAGCTTCGTGGCGGACCTGCGCACGTCGAACGACGCCGAGGCGATCGTCGGCTTCAGCAACGAGCTCGGGCACCGGCTGGACCTCGTCGTCGTCGCCGAGGGGGTCGAGGACGAGGCCACGGCCGAAGCGCTCGCACGGCTCGGATGCGACCTCGCCCAGGGCTACTGGTTCGCGCGTCCGTTGCCCGTCGAGGTCCTGCTCGAGCACCTCGACGACGACAGCAGGATCGTCGCAGCGGTCGAGGCCCGGGTCTGA
- the purM gene encoding phosphoribosylformylglycinamidine cyclo-ligase, with protein MPGPQHLTYADAGVDLDAADRSVRLIGEAVRRTHRAEVLGNIGGFGGLFQLDTSRYRQPVLVSGTDGVGTKVDVARRLDRLDTIGLDLVAMVVDDLVVPGGEPLFFNDYISVGRLDPERVAAIVGGIADGCALAGCALVGGETAEHPGLLGQDEFDLAGFGVAVVERDAILGPDRVRSGDLLVAMPSSGLHSNGYSLVRRIVGDRNLHQRHGLSRELGEELLTPTRIYAADCLALRDAVEVHAFCHVTGGGLPGNLPRVLPDGLSVHVDTATWAWPEIFDWLRDTGPVADEEMWRAFNCGVGMVAVLPADVADTAVALLAERDLDAWILGAVVESVPDAPRVQLSGR; from the coding sequence ATGCCCGGACCACAGCACCTGACGTATGCCGACGCCGGCGTGGACCTCGACGCCGCCGACCGCAGTGTCCGACTGATCGGCGAGGCGGTACGGCGCACCCACCGGGCCGAGGTGCTCGGGAACATCGGTGGCTTCGGAGGCCTGTTCCAACTCGACACCAGCCGCTACCGCCAGCCGGTCCTGGTGTCGGGGACCGACGGTGTGGGCACGAAGGTCGACGTCGCGCGACGCCTCGACCGTCTCGACACGATCGGCCTGGACCTCGTCGCGATGGTCGTCGACGACCTGGTCGTGCCCGGCGGGGAACCGCTGTTCTTCAACGACTACATCTCGGTGGGGCGGCTCGACCCCGAGCGTGTCGCGGCCATCGTCGGCGGCATCGCCGACGGCTGTGCCCTGGCCGGGTGCGCGCTGGTCGGTGGCGAGACCGCCGAACATCCGGGACTGCTGGGGCAGGACGAGTTCGACCTGGCCGGCTTCGGCGTCGCCGTCGTCGAGCGCGACGCGATCCTGGGTCCGGACCGGGTCCGGTCAGGCGACCTGCTGGTGGCCATGCCGTCCTCGGGCCTGCACAGCAACGGCTACAGCCTCGTGCGACGCATCGTGGGGGACCGCAACCTGCACCAGCGGCACGGTCTGTCCCGCGAGCTCGGCGAGGAGCTGCTCACGCCCACCCGGATCTACGCCGCCGACTGTCTCGCGCTCCGCGACGCCGTGGAGGTCCACGCCTTCTGTCACGTCACGGGCGGCGGACTGCCCGGCAACCTGCCGCGCGTGCTGCCCGACGGTCTGTCGGTCCATGTCGACACCGCCACCTGGGCATGGCCCGAGATCTTCGACTGGCTGCGCGACACCGGCCCGGTCGCCGACGAGGAGATGTGGCGCGCGTTCAACTGCGGTGTCGGCATGGTCGCGGTGCTGCCCGCCGACGTCGCCGACACCGCCGTCGCCCTGCTGGCCGAGCGCGACCTCGACGCGTGGATCCTCGGCGCCGTCGTCGAGTCGGTCCCCGACGCACCGCGCGTCCAGCTCAGCGGTCGCTGA
- a CDS encoding putative bifunctional diguanylate cyclase/phosphodiesterase, with the protein MGSGSQTDVARPHALPWARSAPSDVRWRLESLGMLWIAGGILGLLVLALAARRDMAVGVLALIGSSAIAVGVLLIAVGRRQPRAAVPTRWTCHLPLVVGTVAIGGCVAAAGGGSAPIAYGALFVWIGLYAGAFFTPRAVAAHVAFSMVAFGVALRSLGQPMAAEMLLVGGVTTAAAVLSVWTAWQRSLANSDPLTGVMNLRGFERALEQQIERCERSRTPLALALVDLDGFKGYNDQHGSVAGDRLLATTAGRWQAQLPDTALMARLGGDEFAFMLPGMTPDAAGELVDQLRALLPAPVTGSAGVTEWCPGDTPSQLRARTDGALFQAKRSGRDRTQVTDHELTSALELWRALEAGEFVLHYQPIHSLADGGLDGYEALIRWEHPEKGMQSPAEFITAAERSGAIHAIGRWVIDEACRYAAALRERHGDQAPTVSVNVSTLQLTDPRLASDIRYALAATRLPPQALVLELTESALDGSVTDAADALCRLRELGVQLAIDDFGTGYSSLHRLRNLPFDILKIDRSFVADIGDERHDALLCAIIAMANSLGLDTVAEGIETETQRHFLAANGCVRGQGYLLGRPAPSTLGVSDR; encoded by the coding sequence GTGGGTTCGGGGTCCCAGACGGACGTGGCGCGGCCGCATGCCCTGCCATGGGCCCGATCGGCGCCGTCCGACGTGCGGTGGCGGCTGGAGTCGCTCGGGATGCTCTGGATCGCGGGCGGGATCCTCGGCCTGCTCGTCCTGGCCCTGGCCGCCCGCCGTGACATGGCGGTCGGCGTCCTCGCGCTCATCGGCAGCTCGGCGATCGCCGTCGGTGTCCTGCTCATCGCCGTCGGACGCCGGCAGCCCCGGGCGGCGGTTCCGACGCGGTGGACCTGTCATCTTCCGCTGGTCGTCGGCACCGTGGCCATCGGGGGCTGCGTCGCCGCCGCGGGTGGTGGCAGTGCCCCGATCGCCTACGGGGCGTTGTTCGTCTGGATCGGGTTGTACGCCGGCGCATTCTTCACGCCGCGCGCGGTCGCGGCCCACGTCGCGTTCTCGATGGTGGCCTTCGGGGTCGCGCTGCGCTCGCTGGGGCAGCCGATGGCCGCCGAGATGCTGCTCGTGGGCGGCGTCACGACGGCGGCCGCGGTTCTCAGCGTCTGGACCGCGTGGCAGCGCAGCCTGGCGAACAGCGACCCGCTGACCGGCGTGATGAACCTGCGCGGGTTCGAACGGGCGCTCGAGCAGCAGATCGAGCGCTGCGAGCGGAGCCGCACCCCGCTGGCGCTCGCCCTGGTCGACCTCGACGGGTTCAAGGGCTACAACGACCAGCACGGCTCGGTGGCGGGCGATCGCCTGCTCGCGACCACCGCGGGCCGCTGGCAGGCCCAGCTTCCGGACACCGCGCTGATGGCACGCCTCGGCGGCGACGAGTTCGCCTTCATGCTGCCCGGGATGACCCCCGACGCCGCGGGCGAGCTGGTCGATCAGCTGCGGGCGTTGCTGCCGGCCCCCGTGACCGGTTCGGCCGGCGTCACCGAGTGGTGCCCGGGCGACACCCCCTCACAGCTGCGGGCGCGCACGGACGGGGCCCTGTTCCAGGCGAAGCGCTCGGGACGCGACCGGACCCAGGTCACCGACCACGAGCTCACCTCGGCGCTGGAGCTGTGGCGTGCCCTCGAGGCCGGCGAGTTCGTGCTGCACTACCAGCCCATCCATTCGCTGGCCGATGGCGGCCTGGACGGGTACGAGGCGCTGATCCGGTGGGAGCACCCGGAGAAGGGGATGCAGTCCCCGGCCGAGTTCATCACGGCCGCCGAGCGCAGCGGCGCGATCCACGCCATCGGCCGGTGGGTCATCGACGAGGCATGTCGGTACGCCGCCGCGCTACGCGAACGGCACGGCGATCAGGCGCCGACCGTCTCGGTCAACGTGTCGACGCTGCAGCTCACCGACCCGCGTCTGGCGTCCGACATCCGGTACGCCCTGGCGGCGACGAGACTGCCGCCACAGGCGCTGGTGCTGGAGCTGACCGAGAGCGCGCTGGACGGCAGCGTCACCGACGCGGCCGACGCACTGTGCCGCCTGCGCGAACTGGGCGTCCAGCTCGCGATCGACGACTTCGGCACCGGGTACTCGTCGCTGCACCGCCTCCGCAACCTGCCCTTCGACATCCTCAAGATCGACCGCTCGTTCGTGGCCGACATCGGCGACGAGCGACACGACGCGCTGCTGTGCGCCATCATCGCGATGGCCAACAGCCTCGGCCTGGACACGGTCGCCGAGGGCATCGAGACCGAGACCCAGCGCCACTTCCTCGCCGCCAACGGCTGCGTCCGTGGCCAGGGTTACCTGCTCGGACGTCCCGCACCCTCGACGCTCGGCGTCAGCGACCGCTGA
- a CDS encoding Glu/Leu/Phe/Val dehydrogenase has product MEGTFARFKGHEQVVFGSDDESGLRCIIALHSTRLGPALGGTRFYPYASDDEALTDVLRLSRAMSYKAACAGLDVGGGKAVIIGDPSQLRSEALLRAYGRMIESLGGRYVTACDVGTTPADMAVIRRETRWATGADEVHGGSGDSGVLTAYGVYLGMKAAAQAVFGTDALGGRHVAVQGLGKVGARLVGHLVEEGAKITAADVSSAACERVASLPGVEIVDVEDVLLVDADIVSPNALGAVLDADTIPHLQARVVCGGANNQLATEEDGDRLQARDILYAPDFVVNAGGVINVSDELEPGGYSAARAHQRADAIPRTLHEIIAESRAEGVSTERAAITVAERRMAAVGGLRGFWLPR; this is encoded by the coding sequence GTGGAGGGAACCTTCGCCCGCTTCAAGGGCCACGAGCAAGTGGTGTTCGGCAGCGACGACGAGTCCGGTCTGCGGTGCATCATCGCGCTGCACTCGACCAGGCTCGGACCGGCGCTCGGCGGCACCCGTTTCTATCCGTACGCGAGCGACGACGAGGCCCTCACCGACGTGCTTCGGCTGTCGCGGGCGATGTCATACAAGGCCGCCTGTGCCGGCCTGGACGTCGGCGGCGGCAAGGCCGTCATCATCGGCGACCCGTCGCAGCTGCGTTCCGAGGCGCTCCTGCGCGCCTACGGACGCATGATCGAGTCCCTCGGCGGCCGCTACGTCACCGCGTGCGACGTCGGCACCACGCCGGCCGACATGGCCGTCATCCGGCGCGAGACCCGCTGGGCAACCGGCGCCGACGAGGTCCACGGTGGCTCCGGCGACTCCGGCGTGCTGACCGCGTATGGCGTCTACCTCGGCATGAAGGCGGCCGCGCAGGCCGTGTTCGGCACCGACGCGCTCGGCGGCCGACACGTCGCGGTGCAGGGTCTGGGCAAGGTCGGTGCCCGTCTCGTCGGTCACCTCGTCGAGGAGGGCGCGAAGATCACGGCCGCCGACGTGTCGTCGGCCGCGTGTGAACGCGTCGCCTCCCTGCCCGGCGTCGAGATCGTGGACGTCGAGGACGTGCTGCTCGTCGACGCCGACATCGTCTCGCCCAACGCCCTCGGCGCCGTGCTCGACGCCGACACGATCCCGCACCTGCAGGCCAGGGTGGTGTGCGGCGGCGCCAACAACCAGCTCGCCACCGAGGAGGACGGTGACCGCCTGCAGGCGCGCGACATCCTCTACGCCCCGGACTTCGTCGTGAACGCCGGCGGCGTGATCAACGTCTCGGACGAGCTCGAGCCGGGTGGCTACTCGGCCGCCCGCGCCCACCAGCGCGCCGACGCGATCCCGCGCACGCTGCACGAGATCATCGCGGAGTCGCGGGCCGAAGGCGTGTCCACGGAGCGGGCGGCCATCACGGTCGCCGAGCGGCGGATGGCAGCCGTCGGCGGCCTGCGCGGTTTCTGGCTCCCCCGCTAG
- a CDS encoding BldC family transcriptional regulator, with protein sequence MELEGAVQQDAWLTPGEVARLFGVDPKTVTRWASAGKLSPQRTLGGHRRYKADEVRSLLQELGPQPA encoded by the coding sequence GTGGAGCTCGAGGGCGCCGTGCAACAGGACGCCTGGTTGACACCAGGGGAGGTGGCGCGGCTGTTCGGGGTCGATCCGAAGACCGTCACCCGTTGGGCCTCGGCGGGCAAGCTGTCGCCGCAGCGGACGCTGGGTGGGCACCGTCGGTACAAGGCCGACGAGGTGCGCTCGTTGCTGCAGGAGCTCGGGCCCCAGCCGGCGTAG
- a CDS encoding pyridoxal-phosphate dependent enzyme, translating to MTTSATGADRLPVDFDDVERAAGRLAGVAHRTPVLRSSTLDAACQAQVFLKSEHLQRVGAFKFRGAYNALAALDPQVRSRGVVAFSSGNHAQAVALAARLLGVHATIVMPLDAPPVKMAATRGYGAEVVTYDRYTEDRRAIGQSIADERGATVIPPYDHPDVIAGQATAALELLDEVPDLDAVIAPVGGGGLLAGTAVAVRTRRPSATIVGVEPAGRRAARDALARGEVVQVAVPRTLLDGQQTPEIGTRNLALFQAHVDRVEGVEDADALAAVRLLATRLKQVVEPSGASALGALLAGGLPDLRGARVGVLLSGGNVAPAVLAAALNAAD from the coding sequence GTGACGACGTCCGCGACGGGAGCCGACCGTCTGCCGGTCGACTTCGACGACGTCGAACGCGCCGCCGGACGGTTGGCCGGTGTGGCCCACCGCACGCCGGTCCTGCGGTCGTCGACCCTCGACGCCGCCTGTCAGGCCCAGGTCTTCCTGAAGTCGGAGCACCTCCAACGGGTCGGCGCGTTCAAGTTCCGCGGCGCCTACAACGCGCTCGCGGCGCTGGATCCGCAGGTCCGTTCGCGCGGCGTGGTGGCCTTCTCGTCGGGCAACCACGCGCAGGCCGTCGCCCTCGCCGCCCGGCTGCTGGGCGTCCACGCCACGATCGTGATGCCGCTGGACGCGCCGCCCGTGAAGATGGCCGCCACCCGCGGCTATGGGGCCGAGGTCGTGACCTACGACCGCTACACCGAGGACCGCCGCGCCATCGGTCAGTCGATCGCCGACGAACGCGGCGCGACCGTGATCCCGCCCTACGACCACCCCGACGTCATCGCGGGACAGGCGACCGCGGCGCTCGAACTGCTCGACGAGGTCCCCGACCTCGACGCGGTGATCGCGCCCGTCGGCGGCGGCGGACTGCTGGCGGGCACCGCCGTGGCGGTCCGCACCCGACGCCCGTCGGCCACGATCGTGGGCGTCGAGCCGGCGGGACGCCGCGCCGCGCGCGACGCCCTGGCCCGGGGCGAGGTGGTGCAGGTCGCGGTGCCCCGCACGCTGCTCGACGGCCAACAGACCCCCGAGATCGGCACGCGCAACCTGGCGCTGTTCCAGGCCCACGTCGATCGCGTCGAAGGGGTCGAGGACGCCGACGCGCTCGCCGCCGTCCGCCTGCTGGCGACTCGCCTCAAGCAGGTCGTCGAGCCCTCGGGCGCGAGCGCACTCGGGGCGTTGCTCGCCGGTGGTCTCCCCGACCTGCGTGGCGCCCGCGTCGGTGTGCTGCTCTCGGGCGGCAACGTCGCGCCCGCCGTCCTGGCCGCCGCGCTGAACGCGGCGGACTGA
- the aceE gene encoding pyruvate dehydrogenase (acetyl-transferring), homodimeric type, translated as MREQQQFASSPIITDGLPAQYPDIDETETTEWLESFDAVVEAHGKARGRFLLLKVLERARQRNIGIPSLTTTDYLNTIPPEREPRFPGDEAIERRIRHHIRWNAAVMVHRTNVERGTGGHIGSYASAASLYEVGFNHFFRGKDHPGGGDQVFFQGHASPGIYARAYLEGRIDEARLDRFRQEVEPGGLSSYPHPRLMPDFWEFPTVSMGLGPLNAIYQARFNRYLEHRGFKDTSDQRVWFFGGDGETAEPETLGALAVASREALDNLTFVINCNLQQLDGPVRGNGKIIQELEGVFRGAGWNVIKVVWGRDWDDLLARDVDGVLVNRMNEVPDGQFQTYTAKPGDYIRDDFFGTDPRLRKLVEHLDDDQLTKLSRGGHDYRKVFAAFKAATETSGAPTVILAQTIKGWTLGPDFEARNAVHQMKKLSSEALKSFRDRLGLDVSDDELEGDLPPYSHPGEDSEEITYLKERRAKLGGFVPQRRVQFQVPQLPGRDAYQALKEGSGKQEVATTMALVRVFKDLLRDKNIGKRIVPIIPDEARTFGMDSWFPTAKIYDRLGQTYEPVDRDLLLTYKQAKDGQIIHEGITEAGSVGTFHAAGTSYATHGEPMIPLYIFYSMFGFQRTADSIWSASDQRARGFLIGATAGGTTLNGEGLQHQDRHSLLMAQSNPAIEAYDPSFAYELAVLVEDGLRRMYGDQQVGGDGTPGEDVVYYLTVYNEPVVQPAMPEHVDEQQVIDGLYRFKEGEKGEHTAHVLASGTITNEALKAQQMLADDWDVRADVWSAPGWNRLLRDGVAVESWNRTNPESEPRVPLVTRILEDTEGPYVAVSDWMRATPFQIADWIPGPFAVLGTDGFGRSDTREALRKFHRIDAPSIAYCVLAELVKLGKLDTAVLTKAIEKYDLSFERVPFFGQPGDSEDITH; from the coding sequence ATGCGCGAGCAGCAGCAGTTCGCCTCCAGCCCGATCATCACCGACGGCCTGCCGGCCCAGTACCCCGACATCGACGAGACCGAGACCACCGAGTGGCTCGAGTCCTTCGACGCGGTCGTCGAGGCCCACGGCAAGGCGCGCGGCCGCTTCCTGTTGCTGAAGGTGCTGGAGCGGGCACGGCAACGCAACATCGGCATCCCGTCGTTGACGACGACCGACTACCTCAACACCATCCCGCCGGAGCGCGAGCCGCGGTTCCCCGGCGACGAGGCGATCGAGCGCCGCATCCGCCACCACATCCGGTGGAACGCCGCGGTGATGGTCCACCGCACCAACGTCGAACGCGGCACCGGGGGCCACATCGGCTCCTACGCGTCCGCGGCGTCGCTGTACGAGGTCGGGTTCAACCACTTCTTCCGCGGCAAGGACCACCCCGGCGGCGGTGACCAGGTGTTCTTCCAGGGCCACGCCTCGCCCGGCATCTACGCCCGTGCCTACCTCGAGGGGCGCATCGACGAGGCGCGCCTCGACCGGTTCCGCCAGGAGGTCGAGCCCGGGGGACTCTCGAGCTACCCCCATCCGCGCCTGATGCCCGACTTCTGGGAGTTCCCCACGGTGTCGATGGGCCTCGGCCCGCTCAACGCGATCTACCAGGCCCGGTTCAACCGCTACCTCGAACACCGCGGGTTCAAGGACACCTCGGACCAGCGGGTGTGGTTCTTCGGCGGCGACGGCGAGACGGCCGAGCCCGAGACGCTCGGCGCGCTGGCCGTGGCCAGCCGAGAGGCGCTCGACAATCTCACCTTCGTCATCAACTGCAACCTGCAGCAACTCGACGGGCCGGTCCGCGGCAACGGCAAGATCATCCAGGAGCTCGAGGGCGTCTTCCGCGGTGCGGGCTGGAACGTCATCAAGGTCGTCTGGGGCCGCGACTGGGACGACCTGCTCGCCCGCGACGTCGACGGCGTGCTCGTCAACCGCATGAACGAGGTTCCCGACGGGCAGTTCCAGACCTACACCGCCAAGCCCGGCGACTACATCCGCGACGACTTCTTCGGCACCGACCCGCGGCTGCGCAAGCTGGTCGAGCACCTCGACGACGACCAGCTGACCAAGCTCTCCCGCGGCGGCCACGACTACCGCAAGGTGTTCGCCGCCTTCAAGGCCGCGACCGAGACCTCCGGCGCGCCCACCGTCATCCTGGCGCAGACCATCAAGGGCTGGACGCTCGGGCCCGACTTCGAGGCCCGCAACGCGGTCCACCAGATGAAGAAGCTGTCGTCCGAGGCGCTCAAGTCGTTCCGCGACCGGCTCGGGCTCGACGTCTCCGACGACGAACTCGAAGGCGACCTGCCCCCCTACTCGCACCCGGGCGAGGACTCCGAGGAGATCACCTACCTCAAGGAACGGCGCGCCAAGCTCGGCGGCTTCGTGCCGCAGCGGCGCGTCCAGTTCCAGGTGCCCCAACTGCCCGGCCGTGACGCCTACCAGGCGCTCAAGGAGGGCTCGGGCAAGCAGGAGGTCGCCACGACGATGGCCCTCGTGCGCGTCTTCAAGGACCTCCTGCGCGACAAGAACATCGGCAAGCGCATCGTGCCGATCATTCCCGACGAGGCCCGCACGTTCGGCATGGACTCGTGGTTCCCGACCGCCAAGATCTACGACCGGCTCGGCCAGACCTACGAGCCCGTCGACCGGGACCTGCTGCTGACCTACAAGCAGGCCAAGGACGGCCAGATCATCCACGAGGGCATCACCGAGGCCGGCTCGGTGGGCACCTTCCACGCCGCGGGTACGAGCTACGCCACCCACGGCGAACCGATGATCCCGCTCTACATCTTCTACTCGATGTTCGGGTTCCAGCGCACCGCGGACTCGATCTGGTCCGCCAGCGACCAGCGGGCGCGCGGCTTCCTGATCGGCGCCACGGCGGGTGGCACCACGCTCAACGGCGAGGGGCTGCAGCACCAGGACCGGCACTCGCTGCTGATGGCGCAGTCCAACCCGGCGATCGAGGCCTACGATCCGTCGTTCGCCTACGAGCTCGCGGTGCTGGTCGAAGACGGCCTGCGGCGGATGTACGGCGACCAGCAGGTCGGCGGCGACGGGACCCCCGGCGAGGACGTCGTCTACTACCTGACCGTCTACAACGAGCCGGTCGTGCAGCCCGCGATGCCCGAACACGTCGACGAGCAGCAGGTCATCGACGGGCTCTACCGCTTCAAGGAGGGCGAGAAGGGCGAGCACACCGCCCATGTGCTCGCGTCCGGGACGATCACCAACGAGGCGTTGAAGGCGCAGCAGATGCTGGCCGACGACTGGGACGTGCGCGCCGACGTGTGGTCCGCGCCGGGCTGGAACCGGCTGCTGCGCGACGGGGTTGCCGTCGAGTCCTGGAACCGCACCAACCCCGAGTCCGAACCCCGGGTGCCGCTGGTCACGCGCATCCTCGAGGACACCGAGGGGCCCTACGTCGCGGTCTCCGACTGGATGCGTGCCACCCCGTTCCAGATCGCGGACTGGATCCCGGGACCGTTCGCGGTGCTCGGCACCGATGGCTTCGGGCGGTCCGACACCCGCGAGGCGCTGCGCAAGTTCCACCGCATCGACGCGCCCTCGATCGCCTACTGCGTGCTCGCCGAGCTGGTGAAGCTCGGCAAGCTCGATACGGCCGTGCTGACCAAGGCGATCGAGAAGTACGACCTGTCCTTCGAGCGGGTCCCGTTCTTCGGACAGCCCGGCGACAGCGAGGACATCACCCACTGA
- a CDS encoding OsmC family peroxiredoxin — protein sequence MATTRTAHAEWQGDLKAGSGDVALGSGRFEGPYTFVSRFESGEGGTNPEELAGAAIASCYAMFLANVLAQDGNEAESVRTEAVVELDRVDGAPTVTRIELRVVGKVPGIDADAFTAAAEKAKAGCPISKLYTGGSAEIVLDASLEG from the coding sequence ATGGCGACCACCCGTACCGCACACGCCGAATGGCAGGGCGACCTGAAGGCCGGCAGCGGCGACGTCGCGCTCGGTAGCGGGCGCTTCGAGGGCCCCTACACCTTCGTCAGCCGGTTCGAGTCCGGGGAGGGCGGCACCAACCCCGAGGAGCTGGCGGGCGCCGCGATCGCGTCGTGTTACGCGATGTTCCTCGCCAACGTCCTGGCCCAGGACGGCAACGAGGCCGAGTCGGTACGGACCGAGGCGGTCGTGGAACTCGACCGCGTCGACGGTGCCCCCACGGTCACCCGTATCGAGCTGCGTGTCGTCGGCAAGGTCCCCGGCATCGACGCCGACGCGTTCACGGCTGCGGCCGAGAAGGCGAAGGCGGGCTGCCCGATCAGCAAGCTCTACACCGGCGGCTCGGCCGAGATCGTCCTGGACGCCAGCCTCGAGGGCTGA